In one Brienomyrus brachyistius isolate T26 unplaced genomic scaffold, BBRACH_0.4 scaffold148, whole genome shotgun sequence genomic region, the following are encoded:
- the grhl1 gene encoding grainyhead-like protein 1 homolog isoform X2: protein MTQEHDNKRAVLVLQNDPGYSQRRSFTNEDEAWKSFLENPLTVATKAMMSINGDEDSAAALGLLYDYYKVPREKRTISPAKTDVLGSDVDPNKRNHMVPIQEAPMGTGESRIQVLKGVPFNIVLPNQLGQDKRAPFPSPDTTVTVSLTAVPSYPVKTEGGSHGFPVPAPPGAHCAEPDGHSVPFERSSNHSQFSPCTQPRTPDSTFPETFKDSSQEVFPFPGDLQLRMPTIAQDDYTSFDTVLSNNFEYTLEASKSLRQKSGDGTMTYLNKGQFYPISLRETDNNSKVLHHPISKVRSVVMVVFGEEKCREDQLKHWKYWHSRQHTAKQRCIDIADYKESFNTISNIEEIAYNAISFTWDINEEAKIFIAVNCLSTDFSCQKGVKGLPLNLQIDTYSYNNRSNRPIHRACCQIKVFCDKGAERKIRDEERKQTRRKGKCVDLNTNLSNFVDVKMPTLLHKRSDITTFKVMTDFDTQPVLFIPDIHFSNFQRHFTAEDGEEGSAIKRLPYSSEEEFGSSANKMARMEEPKKVLLYVRKETEEVFDALMLNTPTLKGLLEAISDKYEVPLEKIGKVYKKCKKGILVNMDDNIIKHYSNEDTFQIHMEELGGVYKLTLTEI, encoded by the exons ATGACACAGGAACATGACAA CAAGAGAGCAGTGCTGGTGCTACAGAATGACCCTGGCTACAGCCAGAGGAGATCCTTCACGAACGAGGACGAGGCCTGGAAATCCTTCTTGGAGAACCCCCTAACGGTCGCCACCAAGGCTATGATGAGCATCAATGGAGACGAGGACAGCGCAGCAGCTCTGGGACTCCTCTATGACTACTACAAG GTGCCACGGGAAAAGAGAACAATATCACCGGCCAAGACAGATGTGCTGGGATCTGATGTGGATCCCAACAAAAG AAACCACATGGTGCCAATTCAGGAGGCTCCCATGGGGACGGGGGAGAGCAGGATCCAGGTCCTGAAGGGCGTCCCGTTCAACATCGTCCTCCCGAACCAGCTTGGGCAGGACAAGAGGGCACCATTCCCTTCCCCGGATACCACGGTCACCGTGTCATTGACTGCCGTGCCCAGCTACCCGGTGAAGACGGAGGGCGGTTCGCACGGCTTCCCCGTGCCGGCTCCGCCGGGCGCCCACTGCGCCGAGCCAGACGGACACAGCGTGCCGTTCGAGCGCTCGAGCAACCACAGCCAGTTCAGCCCCTGCACGCAGCCCCGCACCCCTGACTCCACGTTCCCGGAGACCTTCAAGGACAGCTCCCAGGAG GTGTTCCCTTTCCCTGGGGATCTCCAGTTACGCATGCCCACCATTGCGCAGGATGATTATACCAGCTTCGATACCGTCTTGAG TAATAACTTTGAATACACACTGGAGGCTTCCAAGTCACTCCGGCAGAAGTCTGGTGATGGCACCATGACATACCTCAACAAGGGCCAATTCTATCCCATCAGCCTTCGGGAAACCGACAACAACAGCAAGGTCTTACACCACCCTATCAGCAAAGTCCGG AGTGTGGTGATGGTGGTGTTCGGGGAGGAGAAATGCCGGGAAGACCAGCTCAAGCACTGGAAGTACTGGCACTCCCGGCAGCACACAGCTAAGCAGCGCTGCATCGACATCG CCGACTACAAAGAGAGCTTCAACACGATCAGCAACATCGAGGAGATCGCCTACAACGCCATCTCCTTCACGTGGGACATCAACGAGGAGGCGAAG ATCTTCATCGCGGTGAACTGCCTGAGCACAGACTTCTCCTGCCAGAAAGGCGTGAAGGGTCTGCCCCTTAATCTGCAGATCGACACCTACAGCTACAACAACCGCAGTAATAGGCCCATCCACCGAGCCTGCTGCCAGATCAAGGTGTTCTGCGACAAGGGGGCCGAGCGCAAGATCCGTGACGAGGAGAGGAAGCAGACGCGCCGGAAGGGGAAGTGCGTAGACCTGAACACCAACCTCAGCAACT ttgtgGACGTGAAGATGCCGACATTGCTGCACAAGCGCAGTGACATTACCACCTTCAAGGTGATGACTGACTTCGACACCCAGCCCGTCCTCTTCATTCCCGATATCCACTTCTCCAACTTCCAGCGCCAT TTCACAGCAGAAGATGGAGAGGAAGG CTCGGCCATTAAGAGGTTACCGTACTCCAGCGAGGAAGAGTTTGGCTCCTCTGCCAACAAGATGGCCAGGATGGAAGAGCCCAAGAAAG TCCTGCTCTACGTACGGAAGGAGACGGAGGAGGTGTTTGATGCCCTCATGCTGAACACCCCCACGCTGAAAGGCCTGCTTGAGGCG ATATCTGACAAATATGAGGTACCACTGGAGAAAATAGGGAAAGTCTACAAAAAGTGCAAAAAGGG GATCCTCGTGAATATGGACGACAACATCATCAAGCATTACTCTAATGAAGACACCTTCCAGATTCACATGGAGGAGTTGGGTGGGGTGTACAAGCTCACCCTCACGGAGATCTGA
- the grhl1 gene encoding grainyhead-like protein 1 homolog isoform X1: MTQEHDNKRAVLVLQNDPGYSQRRSFTNEDEAWKSFLENPLTVATKAMMSINGDEDSAAALGLLYDYYKVPREKRTISPAKTDVLGSDVDPNKRNHMVPIQEAPMGTGESRIQVLKGVPFNIVLPNQLGQDKRAPFPSPDTTVTVSLTAVPSYPVKTEGGSHGFPVPAPPGAHCAEPDGHSVPFERSSNHSQFSPCTQPRTPDSTFPETFKDSSQEVFPFPGDLQLRMPTIAQDDYTSFDTVLSNNFEYTLEASKSLRQKSGDGTMTYLNKGQFYPISLRETDNNSKVLHHPISKVRSVVMVVFGEEKCREDQLKHWKYWHSRQHTAKQRCIDIADYKESFNTISNIEEIAYNAISFTWDINEEAKIFIAVNCLSTDFSCQKGVKGLPLNLQIDTYSYNNRSNRPIHRACCQIKVFCDKGAERKIRDEERKQTRRKGKCVDLNTNLSNFVDVKMPTLLHKRSDITTFKVMTDFDTQPVLFIPDIHFSNFQRHQFTAEDGEEGSAIKRLPYSSEEEFGSSANKMARMEEPKKVLLYVRKETEEVFDALMLNTPTLKGLLEAISDKYEVPLEKIGKVYKKCKKGILVNMDDNIIKHYSNEDTFQIHMEELGGVYKLTLTEI; the protein is encoded by the exons ATGACACAGGAACATGACAA CAAGAGAGCAGTGCTGGTGCTACAGAATGACCCTGGCTACAGCCAGAGGAGATCCTTCACGAACGAGGACGAGGCCTGGAAATCCTTCTTGGAGAACCCCCTAACGGTCGCCACCAAGGCTATGATGAGCATCAATGGAGACGAGGACAGCGCAGCAGCTCTGGGACTCCTCTATGACTACTACAAG GTGCCACGGGAAAAGAGAACAATATCACCGGCCAAGACAGATGTGCTGGGATCTGATGTGGATCCCAACAAAAG AAACCACATGGTGCCAATTCAGGAGGCTCCCATGGGGACGGGGGAGAGCAGGATCCAGGTCCTGAAGGGCGTCCCGTTCAACATCGTCCTCCCGAACCAGCTTGGGCAGGACAAGAGGGCACCATTCCCTTCCCCGGATACCACGGTCACCGTGTCATTGACTGCCGTGCCCAGCTACCCGGTGAAGACGGAGGGCGGTTCGCACGGCTTCCCCGTGCCGGCTCCGCCGGGCGCCCACTGCGCCGAGCCAGACGGACACAGCGTGCCGTTCGAGCGCTCGAGCAACCACAGCCAGTTCAGCCCCTGCACGCAGCCCCGCACCCCTGACTCCACGTTCCCGGAGACCTTCAAGGACAGCTCCCAGGAG GTGTTCCCTTTCCCTGGGGATCTCCAGTTACGCATGCCCACCATTGCGCAGGATGATTATACCAGCTTCGATACCGTCTTGAG TAATAACTTTGAATACACACTGGAGGCTTCCAAGTCACTCCGGCAGAAGTCTGGTGATGGCACCATGACATACCTCAACAAGGGCCAATTCTATCCCATCAGCCTTCGGGAAACCGACAACAACAGCAAGGTCTTACACCACCCTATCAGCAAAGTCCGG AGTGTGGTGATGGTGGTGTTCGGGGAGGAGAAATGCCGGGAAGACCAGCTCAAGCACTGGAAGTACTGGCACTCCCGGCAGCACACAGCTAAGCAGCGCTGCATCGACATCG CCGACTACAAAGAGAGCTTCAACACGATCAGCAACATCGAGGAGATCGCCTACAACGCCATCTCCTTCACGTGGGACATCAACGAGGAGGCGAAG ATCTTCATCGCGGTGAACTGCCTGAGCACAGACTTCTCCTGCCAGAAAGGCGTGAAGGGTCTGCCCCTTAATCTGCAGATCGACACCTACAGCTACAACAACCGCAGTAATAGGCCCATCCACCGAGCCTGCTGCCAGATCAAGGTGTTCTGCGACAAGGGGGCCGAGCGCAAGATCCGTGACGAGGAGAGGAAGCAGACGCGCCGGAAGGGGAAGTGCGTAGACCTGAACACCAACCTCAGCAACT ttgtgGACGTGAAGATGCCGACATTGCTGCACAAGCGCAGTGACATTACCACCTTCAAGGTGATGACTGACTTCGACACCCAGCCCGTCCTCTTCATTCCCGATATCCACTTCTCCAACTTCCAGCGCCAT CAGTTCACAGCAGAAGATGGAGAGGAAGG CTCGGCCATTAAGAGGTTACCGTACTCCAGCGAGGAAGAGTTTGGCTCCTCTGCCAACAAGATGGCCAGGATGGAAGAGCCCAAGAAAG TCCTGCTCTACGTACGGAAGGAGACGGAGGAGGTGTTTGATGCCCTCATGCTGAACACCCCCACGCTGAAAGGCCTGCTTGAGGCG ATATCTGACAAATATGAGGTACCACTGGAGAAAATAGGGAAAGTCTACAAAAAGTGCAAAAAGGG GATCCTCGTGAATATGGACGACAACATCATCAAGCATTACTCTAATGAAGACACCTTCCAGATTCACATGGAGGAGTTGGGTGGGGTGTACAAGCTCACCCTCACGGAGATCTGA
- the grhl1 gene encoding grainyhead-like protein 1 homolog isoform X3 — protein sequence MMSINGDEDSAAALGLLYDYYKVPREKRTISPAKTDVLGSDVDPNKRNHMVPIQEAPMGTGESRIQVLKGVPFNIVLPNQLGQDKRAPFPSPDTTVTVSLTAVPSYPVKTEGGSHGFPVPAPPGAHCAEPDGHSVPFERSSNHSQFSPCTQPRTPDSTFPETFKDSSQEVFPFPGDLQLRMPTIAQDDYTSFDTVLSNNFEYTLEASKSLRQKSGDGTMTYLNKGQFYPISLRETDNNSKVLHHPISKVRSVVMVVFGEEKCREDQLKHWKYWHSRQHTAKQRCIDIADYKESFNTISNIEEIAYNAISFTWDINEEAKIFIAVNCLSTDFSCQKGVKGLPLNLQIDTYSYNNRSNRPIHRACCQIKVFCDKGAERKIRDEERKQTRRKGKCVDLNTNLSNFVDVKMPTLLHKRSDITTFKVMTDFDTQPVLFIPDIHFSNFQRHQFTAEDGEEGSAIKRLPYSSEEEFGSSANKMARMEEPKKVLLYVRKETEEVFDALMLNTPTLKGLLEAISDKYEVPLEKIGKVYKKCKKGILVNMDDNIIKHYSNEDTFQIHMEELGGVYKLTLTEI from the exons ATGATGAGCATCAATGGAGACGAGGACAGCGCAGCAGCTCTGGGACTCCTCTATGACTACTACAAG GTGCCACGGGAAAAGAGAACAATATCACCGGCCAAGACAGATGTGCTGGGATCTGATGTGGATCCCAACAAAAG AAACCACATGGTGCCAATTCAGGAGGCTCCCATGGGGACGGGGGAGAGCAGGATCCAGGTCCTGAAGGGCGTCCCGTTCAACATCGTCCTCCCGAACCAGCTTGGGCAGGACAAGAGGGCACCATTCCCTTCCCCGGATACCACGGTCACCGTGTCATTGACTGCCGTGCCCAGCTACCCGGTGAAGACGGAGGGCGGTTCGCACGGCTTCCCCGTGCCGGCTCCGCCGGGCGCCCACTGCGCCGAGCCAGACGGACACAGCGTGCCGTTCGAGCGCTCGAGCAACCACAGCCAGTTCAGCCCCTGCACGCAGCCCCGCACCCCTGACTCCACGTTCCCGGAGACCTTCAAGGACAGCTCCCAGGAG GTGTTCCCTTTCCCTGGGGATCTCCAGTTACGCATGCCCACCATTGCGCAGGATGATTATACCAGCTTCGATACCGTCTTGAG TAATAACTTTGAATACACACTGGAGGCTTCCAAGTCACTCCGGCAGAAGTCTGGTGATGGCACCATGACATACCTCAACAAGGGCCAATTCTATCCCATCAGCCTTCGGGAAACCGACAACAACAGCAAGGTCTTACACCACCCTATCAGCAAAGTCCGG AGTGTGGTGATGGTGGTGTTCGGGGAGGAGAAATGCCGGGAAGACCAGCTCAAGCACTGGAAGTACTGGCACTCCCGGCAGCACACAGCTAAGCAGCGCTGCATCGACATCG CCGACTACAAAGAGAGCTTCAACACGATCAGCAACATCGAGGAGATCGCCTACAACGCCATCTCCTTCACGTGGGACATCAACGAGGAGGCGAAG ATCTTCATCGCGGTGAACTGCCTGAGCACAGACTTCTCCTGCCAGAAAGGCGTGAAGGGTCTGCCCCTTAATCTGCAGATCGACACCTACAGCTACAACAACCGCAGTAATAGGCCCATCCACCGAGCCTGCTGCCAGATCAAGGTGTTCTGCGACAAGGGGGCCGAGCGCAAGATCCGTGACGAGGAGAGGAAGCAGACGCGCCGGAAGGGGAAGTGCGTAGACCTGAACACCAACCTCAGCAACT ttgtgGACGTGAAGATGCCGACATTGCTGCACAAGCGCAGTGACATTACCACCTTCAAGGTGATGACTGACTTCGACACCCAGCCCGTCCTCTTCATTCCCGATATCCACTTCTCCAACTTCCAGCGCCAT CAGTTCACAGCAGAAGATGGAGAGGAAGG CTCGGCCATTAAGAGGTTACCGTACTCCAGCGAGGAAGAGTTTGGCTCCTCTGCCAACAAGATGGCCAGGATGGAAGAGCCCAAGAAAG TCCTGCTCTACGTACGGAAGGAGACGGAGGAGGTGTTTGATGCCCTCATGCTGAACACCCCCACGCTGAAAGGCCTGCTTGAGGCG ATATCTGACAAATATGAGGTACCACTGGAGAAAATAGGGAAAGTCTACAAAAAGTGCAAAAAGGG GATCCTCGTGAATATGGACGACAACATCATCAAGCATTACTCTAATGAAGACACCTTCCAGATTCACATGGAGGAGTTGGGTGGGGTGTACAAGCTCACCCTCACGGAGATCTGA